In Papaver somniferum cultivar HN1 chromosome 1, ASM357369v1, whole genome shotgun sequence, a genomic segment contains:
- the LOC113324320 gene encoding uncharacterized protein LOC113324320 isoform X2, with amino-acid sequence MAGGGGVTSREQTLSLLSAVKNHGDLAVKLSSLRQAKDILLSVEPSSLVVELFPYIVELQGSNEVWVRKILLELMEELGLKVMDQSSVFMPVFLAYLKDDVSSVVRQSIVSGTNFFRSVLEEMALQYHQSGKVERWLEELWSWMVKFKDAICGIALESGPIGTKLLAIKFLEMYILLFTSDAEDDETSSKEVKGQNFNISWVVGGHPILVPDLLTLEANRSLGYLLDMLRSAKTVPGSVTITVVNCLAAIARRRPMHYTSILSALLGFDTNFEIPGSHAASIQYSFRTAFLGFLRCTHPCIVESRDRLVRALRAMNAGDAADQVIRKVDKIIKNTERASRDARFNKDQLFAGELNKKRSMLPDGDSAVNNDDLPAKRTRYLPVGNPTLPVQNNPGHDGITSNGVSTKAPLMPNELTPVEQMIAMIAALLAEGERGAGSLEMLISKIQPDLMADIVIANMRHLPKNSPPLSSRLGNMPVPSASGPSITASQVTVSNVPITTQQSPVFHPQAVTPFSSTKAVSAPSADLSSASALSTDLKRDPRRDPRRLDPRRLPASAAAEQPLPVKEITDSRFAFDASISMGSPVSVQVVPKAENSIEPLVSKSDTEFLDDQHTFKEDFSAVDEKALTIDPSAEVNNTTSDVPPSDIIMDLEPVSSPEQPDFSVVKPEMQDSDMMDFDQNSPAIPGTSAPEETFRELPPVPSYIELTGEEQNRLSNLAVGRLIESSRQIHGTGCSQTCMELLARLVLQTAADQDIVSMVQKHIVSDYEHQKGHELAMHVLYHLRSVVHSCEDEFSSFAESVYEKFLLAVAKSLRDTLPASDRSFSRFLGEVPLLPDSALKLLEDLCCSEGFDNLGKDVRDGDRVTQGLGTVWSLILGRPLNRKACLTIAFNCSVHPQEDVRAKAIRLVANKLYRLSYASEKVEEFATNMLLSVIDQRIPDTASSQVGVTESNPDENVGVQETSISGSQNSDPGVVPVSNVSLSQAQRCMSLFFALCTKKPSLLQLVFDVYGRAPKTVKQAVHRHIPNLVRNLGSSCPEFLRIISDPPQGSENLLMLVLQVLTEETIPSADLMATVKHLYQTKLKDAAILIPMLSSLPKDEVLPIFPQLVGLPLEKFQAALARILQGSAHTGPALTPAEVLVAIHGIRPERDGVALKKITDACTACFEQRTVFTQQVLAKALNQLVDQTPLPLLFMRTVIQAIDAFPTLVDFVMEILTKLVNKQIWKMPKLWVGFLKCASQTQPHSFDVLLQLPPPQLESTLNRHANLRAGLASHANQPSIRSTLPRSTLAVLGLANEPSLPPHAQRSYHPSALHSETGSSVQGATLT; translated from the exons ATGGCCGGAGGTGGAGGAGTTACCTCAAGAGAACAGACACTTTCTTTACTCTCCGCTGTAAAAAATCATGGAGATTTAGCTGTTAAATTATCTTCTTTAAGACAAGCCAAAGATATTCTATTGTCTGTTGAGCCTTCTTCGTTGGTTGTTGAGCTGTTTCCTTATATTGTTGAACTTCAGGGTTCTAATGAAGTTTGGGTTCGGAAGATTTTATTAGA GTTGATGGAAGAGCTTGGGTTGAAGGTGATGGATCAATCATCTGTATTCATGCCCGTTTTTTTGGCGTATTTGAAAGACGATGTTTCATCTGTTGTACGACAGTCTATCGTTAGTGGTACAAACTTCTTTCGCAGCGTTTTGGAAGAGATGGCATTACAG TATCATCAATCTGGTAAGGTGGAGAGATGGCTTGAAGAGCTGTGGAGTTGGATGGTGAAGTTCAAGGATGCTATTTGTGGAATTGCTTTGGAG TCTGGTCCTATTGGAACAAAGTTGCTTGCGATAAAGTTTTTGGAAATGTATATTCTACTTTTCACGTCTGATGCCGAAGATGATGAAACATCCTCTAAAGAAG TGAAGGGTCAAAATTTTAATATCTCATGGGTTGTTGGAGGTCACCCAATACTGGTTCCAGATTTGCTCACTTTGGAAGCAAACAGGAGTCTTGGGTATTTGCTGGATATGTTGCGCTCAGCAAAAACAGTCCCTGGTTCTGTGACAATTACCGTTGTCAATTG TCTCGCTGCTATTGCAAGGAGACGGCCAATGCATTACACTAGTATCCTTTCAGCATTACTTGGGTTTGATACAAATTTCGAGATACCTGGGAGTCACGCTGCAAGTATCCAGTACTCTTTTAGGACTGCCTTTCTGGGTTTCTTAAGGTGTACCCACCCCTGCATTGTAGAG TCGCGGGATAGATTGGTTAGGGCTTTGCGGGCAATGAATGCAGGGGATGCTGCTGATCAAGTTATTAGGAAAGtcgataaaataataaagaatacGGAACGTGCATCACGGGATGCTCGATTTAACAAG GATCAACTATTTGCTGGTGAATTGAATAAGAAAAGGTCCATGCTTCCAGATGGTGACAGCGCAGTCAATAATGATGATCTGCCTGCAAAAAGGACTCGCTATCTTCCTGTGGGAAATCCAACCTTACCAGTTCAAAACAATCCTGGGCATGATGGAATTACTTCTAATGGAGTATCTACTAAGGCTCCATTAATGCCAAATGAGTTGACTCCTGTTGAACAAATGATTGCCATGATTGCTGCCCTGTTGGCAGAAGGAGAGAGGGGAGCTGGATCACTTGAAATGCTCATCTCAAAAATCCAGCCTGACTTGATGGCTGACATTGTTATAGCTAATATGCGACACTTACCTAAGAACTCACCACCATTATCAAGTAGATTAGGGAACATGCCAGTGCCTTCAGCGTCAGGTCCTTCTATTACAGCCTCCCAAGTTACAGTATCAAATGTTCCAATCACAACCCAGCAATCTCCTGTCTTCCACCCACAAGCTGTAACTCCTTTTTCTTCCACAAAAGCAGTGAGTGCACCTTCTGCTGATTTGAGCTCCGCTTCCGCTCTCTCCACAGACCTAAAACGTGACCCAAGAAGG GATCCTCGTCGCCTAGATCCGCGGCGTCTACCAGCAtctgcagcagcagagcaacCGCTGCCTGTGAAAGAGATCACCGATTCACGGTTTGCTTTTGATGCTTCAATATCTATGGGTAGTCCTGTCTCAGTTCAGGTGGTACCGAAGGCTGAAAATTCTATAGAGCCTTTGGTGTCTAAAAGTGATACGGAGTTCTTAGATGACCAACATACTTTTAAAGAAGATTTCAGTGCTGTGGACGAAAAAGCTCTCACTATTGATCCATCTGCAGAGGTTAATAATACAACTTCAGATGTTCCACCTTCTGACATCATCATGGATCTGGAACCTGTATCATCTCCGGAACAACCAGATTTCTCTGTAGTGAAACCAGAGATGCAGGATTCTGATATGATGGATTTCGATCAGAATTCTCCGGCTATACCAGGCACATCTGCACCTGAAGAGACATTTCGTGAGTTACCGCCTGTCCCATCATATATTGAGTTGACAGGAGAAGAGCAAAACCGTTTGAGTAACTTGGCAGTTGGGCGTCTTATTGAATCAAGCAGACAGATACATGGAACAGGCTGTAGTCAGACATGCATGGAATTACTTGCACGCTTAGTTTTGCAG ACTGCTGCTGATCAAGATATTGTTTCAATGGTGCAAAAGCATATAGTTTCGGATTATGAGCACCAGAAG GGACATGAGCTTGCAATGCATGTACTCTATCACCTGCGCAGTGTGGTGCACTCCTGCGAAGATGAATTCTCATCATTTGCTGAGAGTGTATACGAAAAGTTTCTTCTGGCAGTT GCCAAATCTCTGCGAGATACTTTGCCGGCTTCAGATAGATCATTCAGTAGATTTCTTGGTGAAGTTCCTCTTTTGCCTGATTCTGCATTGAAGCTGCTGGAAGACCTTTGTTGTTCAGAGGGGTTTGACAACCTCGGGAAAGATGTTCGTGATGGTGACCGTGTCACTCAGGGCCTTGGTACTGTATGGAGCTTGATATTGGGCCGTCCACTTAACAGGAAGGCTTGCTTGACTATAGCTTTCAAC TGCTCTGTTCATCCTCAAGAAGATGTACGTGCAAAGGCTATCCGTCTG GTTGCAAACAAACTCTACCGGCTTAGCTATGCATCAGAAAAAGTTGAAGAGTTTGCAACAAATATGCTGTTGTCAGTTATTGATCAACGGATTCCAGATACAGCTTCCTCACAAGTTGGTGTCACTGAATCGAACCCCGATGAAAAT GTTGGAGTTCAGGAAACGTCTATTAGTGGTTCTCAAAATTCAGATCCTGGAGTTGTGCCTGTTTCTAACGTATCCCTGTCTCAAGCCCAGCGGTGCATGTCATTATTTTTTGCTCTATGTACAAAG AAACCTAGTCTTCTACAACTTGTATTTGATGTTTATGGACGGGCTCCGAAGACTGTTAAGCAG GCTGTCCATCGGCATATCCCGAATCTTGTGAGGAATCTTGGATCATCATGTCCCGAATTCCTGCGAATAATTTCTGATCCTCCCCAAGGAAGTGAAAATCTTTTGATGCTG GTGTTACAAGTACTGACTGAAGAGACTATTCCTTCTGCTGATTTGATGGCCACAGTTAAACATCTGTATCAAACAAAGCTAAAG GATGCTGCAATTCTTATACCGATGCTGTCTTCACTTCCCAAAGACGAG GTGTTGCCTATCTTCCCCCAGCTTGTTGGTCTTCCCTTAGAAAAGTTCCAGGCAGCACTGGCTCGTATCCTTCAG GGGTCAGCTCATACTGGTCCAGCTTTGACACCAGCAGAAGTGTTGGTTGCCATCCATGGGATTCGCCCGGAAAGAGATGGAGTTGCACTTAAGAAG ATAACAGATGCTTGCACAGCTTGTTTTGAGCAACGCACGGTCTTTACACAGCAGGTTTTAGCCAAGGCATTGAATCAGCTG GTTGACCAGACACCTCTACCTTTGCTATTTATGAGAACAGTTATTCAAGCAATTGATGCCTTTCCAACTCTG GTTGATTTTGTGATGGAGATACTCACCAAACTTGTCAATAAACAG ATTTGGAAGATGCCAAAGTTGTGGGTAGGATTCTTAAAATGTGCATCTCAAACCCAACCGCATTCTTTTGACGTGTTGTTGCAG TTGCCTCCACCGCAGCTTGAGAGTACGCTAAATAGGCATGCAAACCTCAGAGCTGGTCTTGCTTCTCATGCCAACCAACCTAGTATAAGATCCACACTGCCAag atcaACTTTGGCCGTCTTGGGTCTCGCCAATGAGCCATCACTACCACCACATGCACAAAGATCGTATCACCCATCTGCGCTACACTCAGAAACGGGTTCTTCAGTTCAGGGGGCTACACTAACTTAA
- the LOC113324320 gene encoding uncharacterized protein LOC113324320 isoform X1 encodes MAGGGGVTSREQTLSLLSAVKNHGDLAVKLSSLRQAKDILLSVEPSSLVVELFPYIVELQGSNEVWVRKILLELMEELGLKVMDQSSVFMPVFLAYLKDDVSSVVRQSIVSGTNFFRSVLEEMALQYHQSGKVERWLEELWSWMVKFKDAICGIALESGPIGTKLLAIKFLEMYILLFTSDAEDDETSSKEVKGQNFNISWVVGGHPILVPDLLTLEANRSLGYLLDMLRSAKTVPGSVTITVVNCLAAIARRRPMHYTSILSALLGFDTNFEIPGSHAASIQYSFRTAFLGFLRCTHPCIVESRDRLVRALRAMNAGDAADQVIRKVDKIIKNTERASRDARFNKEDQLFAGELNKKRSMLPDGDSAVNNDDLPAKRTRYLPVGNPTLPVQNNPGHDGITSNGVSTKAPLMPNELTPVEQMIAMIAALLAEGERGAGSLEMLISKIQPDLMADIVIANMRHLPKNSPPLSSRLGNMPVPSASGPSITASQVTVSNVPITTQQSPVFHPQAVTPFSSTKAVSAPSADLSSASALSTDLKRDPRRDPRRLDPRRLPASAAAEQPLPVKEITDSRFAFDASISMGSPVSVQVVPKAENSIEPLVSKSDTEFLDDQHTFKEDFSAVDEKALTIDPSAEVNNTTSDVPPSDIIMDLEPVSSPEQPDFSVVKPEMQDSDMMDFDQNSPAIPGTSAPEETFRELPPVPSYIELTGEEQNRLSNLAVGRLIESSRQIHGTGCSQTCMELLARLVLQTAADQDIVSMVQKHIVSDYEHQKGHELAMHVLYHLRSVVHSCEDEFSSFAESVYEKFLLAVAKSLRDTLPASDRSFSRFLGEVPLLPDSALKLLEDLCCSEGFDNLGKDVRDGDRVTQGLGTVWSLILGRPLNRKACLTIAFNCSVHPQEDVRAKAIRLVANKLYRLSYASEKVEEFATNMLLSVIDQRIPDTASSQVGVTESNPDENVGVQETSISGSQNSDPGVVPVSNVSLSQAQRCMSLFFALCTKKPSLLQLVFDVYGRAPKTVKQAVHRHIPNLVRNLGSSCPEFLRIISDPPQGSENLLMLVLQVLTEETIPSADLMATVKHLYQTKLKDAAILIPMLSSLPKDEVLPIFPQLVGLPLEKFQAALARILQGSAHTGPALTPAEVLVAIHGIRPERDGVALKKITDACTACFEQRTVFTQQVLAKALNQLVDQTPLPLLFMRTVIQAIDAFPTLVDFVMEILTKLVNKQIWKMPKLWVGFLKCASQTQPHSFDVLLQLPPPQLESTLNRHANLRAGLASHANQPSIRSTLPRSTLAVLGLANEPSLPPHAQRSYHPSALHSETGSSVQGATLT; translated from the exons ATGGCCGGAGGTGGAGGAGTTACCTCAAGAGAACAGACACTTTCTTTACTCTCCGCTGTAAAAAATCATGGAGATTTAGCTGTTAAATTATCTTCTTTAAGACAAGCCAAAGATATTCTATTGTCTGTTGAGCCTTCTTCGTTGGTTGTTGAGCTGTTTCCTTATATTGTTGAACTTCAGGGTTCTAATGAAGTTTGGGTTCGGAAGATTTTATTAGA GTTGATGGAAGAGCTTGGGTTGAAGGTGATGGATCAATCATCTGTATTCATGCCCGTTTTTTTGGCGTATTTGAAAGACGATGTTTCATCTGTTGTACGACAGTCTATCGTTAGTGGTACAAACTTCTTTCGCAGCGTTTTGGAAGAGATGGCATTACAG TATCATCAATCTGGTAAGGTGGAGAGATGGCTTGAAGAGCTGTGGAGTTGGATGGTGAAGTTCAAGGATGCTATTTGTGGAATTGCTTTGGAG TCTGGTCCTATTGGAACAAAGTTGCTTGCGATAAAGTTTTTGGAAATGTATATTCTACTTTTCACGTCTGATGCCGAAGATGATGAAACATCCTCTAAAGAAG TGAAGGGTCAAAATTTTAATATCTCATGGGTTGTTGGAGGTCACCCAATACTGGTTCCAGATTTGCTCACTTTGGAAGCAAACAGGAGTCTTGGGTATTTGCTGGATATGTTGCGCTCAGCAAAAACAGTCCCTGGTTCTGTGACAATTACCGTTGTCAATTG TCTCGCTGCTATTGCAAGGAGACGGCCAATGCATTACACTAGTATCCTTTCAGCATTACTTGGGTTTGATACAAATTTCGAGATACCTGGGAGTCACGCTGCAAGTATCCAGTACTCTTTTAGGACTGCCTTTCTGGGTTTCTTAAGGTGTACCCACCCCTGCATTGTAGAG TCGCGGGATAGATTGGTTAGGGCTTTGCGGGCAATGAATGCAGGGGATGCTGCTGATCAAGTTATTAGGAAAGtcgataaaataataaagaatacGGAACGTGCATCACGGGATGCTCGATTTAACAAG GAGGATCAACTATTTGCTGGTGAATTGAATAAGAAAAGGTCCATGCTTCCAGATGGTGACAGCGCAGTCAATAATGATGATCTGCCTGCAAAAAGGACTCGCTATCTTCCTGTGGGAAATCCAACCTTACCAGTTCAAAACAATCCTGGGCATGATGGAATTACTTCTAATGGAGTATCTACTAAGGCTCCATTAATGCCAAATGAGTTGACTCCTGTTGAACAAATGATTGCCATGATTGCTGCCCTGTTGGCAGAAGGAGAGAGGGGAGCTGGATCACTTGAAATGCTCATCTCAAAAATCCAGCCTGACTTGATGGCTGACATTGTTATAGCTAATATGCGACACTTACCTAAGAACTCACCACCATTATCAAGTAGATTAGGGAACATGCCAGTGCCTTCAGCGTCAGGTCCTTCTATTACAGCCTCCCAAGTTACAGTATCAAATGTTCCAATCACAACCCAGCAATCTCCTGTCTTCCACCCACAAGCTGTAACTCCTTTTTCTTCCACAAAAGCAGTGAGTGCACCTTCTGCTGATTTGAGCTCCGCTTCCGCTCTCTCCACAGACCTAAAACGTGACCCAAGAAGG GATCCTCGTCGCCTAGATCCGCGGCGTCTACCAGCAtctgcagcagcagagcaacCGCTGCCTGTGAAAGAGATCACCGATTCACGGTTTGCTTTTGATGCTTCAATATCTATGGGTAGTCCTGTCTCAGTTCAGGTGGTACCGAAGGCTGAAAATTCTATAGAGCCTTTGGTGTCTAAAAGTGATACGGAGTTCTTAGATGACCAACATACTTTTAAAGAAGATTTCAGTGCTGTGGACGAAAAAGCTCTCACTATTGATCCATCTGCAGAGGTTAATAATACAACTTCAGATGTTCCACCTTCTGACATCATCATGGATCTGGAACCTGTATCATCTCCGGAACAACCAGATTTCTCTGTAGTGAAACCAGAGATGCAGGATTCTGATATGATGGATTTCGATCAGAATTCTCCGGCTATACCAGGCACATCTGCACCTGAAGAGACATTTCGTGAGTTACCGCCTGTCCCATCATATATTGAGTTGACAGGAGAAGAGCAAAACCGTTTGAGTAACTTGGCAGTTGGGCGTCTTATTGAATCAAGCAGACAGATACATGGAACAGGCTGTAGTCAGACATGCATGGAATTACTTGCACGCTTAGTTTTGCAG ACTGCTGCTGATCAAGATATTGTTTCAATGGTGCAAAAGCATATAGTTTCGGATTATGAGCACCAGAAG GGACATGAGCTTGCAATGCATGTACTCTATCACCTGCGCAGTGTGGTGCACTCCTGCGAAGATGAATTCTCATCATTTGCTGAGAGTGTATACGAAAAGTTTCTTCTGGCAGTT GCCAAATCTCTGCGAGATACTTTGCCGGCTTCAGATAGATCATTCAGTAGATTTCTTGGTGAAGTTCCTCTTTTGCCTGATTCTGCATTGAAGCTGCTGGAAGACCTTTGTTGTTCAGAGGGGTTTGACAACCTCGGGAAAGATGTTCGTGATGGTGACCGTGTCACTCAGGGCCTTGGTACTGTATGGAGCTTGATATTGGGCCGTCCACTTAACAGGAAGGCTTGCTTGACTATAGCTTTCAAC TGCTCTGTTCATCCTCAAGAAGATGTACGTGCAAAGGCTATCCGTCTG GTTGCAAACAAACTCTACCGGCTTAGCTATGCATCAGAAAAAGTTGAAGAGTTTGCAACAAATATGCTGTTGTCAGTTATTGATCAACGGATTCCAGATACAGCTTCCTCACAAGTTGGTGTCACTGAATCGAACCCCGATGAAAAT GTTGGAGTTCAGGAAACGTCTATTAGTGGTTCTCAAAATTCAGATCCTGGAGTTGTGCCTGTTTCTAACGTATCCCTGTCTCAAGCCCAGCGGTGCATGTCATTATTTTTTGCTCTATGTACAAAG AAACCTAGTCTTCTACAACTTGTATTTGATGTTTATGGACGGGCTCCGAAGACTGTTAAGCAG GCTGTCCATCGGCATATCCCGAATCTTGTGAGGAATCTTGGATCATCATGTCCCGAATTCCTGCGAATAATTTCTGATCCTCCCCAAGGAAGTGAAAATCTTTTGATGCTG GTGTTACAAGTACTGACTGAAGAGACTATTCCTTCTGCTGATTTGATGGCCACAGTTAAACATCTGTATCAAACAAAGCTAAAG GATGCTGCAATTCTTATACCGATGCTGTCTTCACTTCCCAAAGACGAG GTGTTGCCTATCTTCCCCCAGCTTGTTGGTCTTCCCTTAGAAAAGTTCCAGGCAGCACTGGCTCGTATCCTTCAG GGGTCAGCTCATACTGGTCCAGCTTTGACACCAGCAGAAGTGTTGGTTGCCATCCATGGGATTCGCCCGGAAAGAGATGGAGTTGCACTTAAGAAG ATAACAGATGCTTGCACAGCTTGTTTTGAGCAACGCACGGTCTTTACACAGCAGGTTTTAGCCAAGGCATTGAATCAGCTG GTTGACCAGACACCTCTACCTTTGCTATTTATGAGAACAGTTATTCAAGCAATTGATGCCTTTCCAACTCTG GTTGATTTTGTGATGGAGATACTCACCAAACTTGTCAATAAACAG ATTTGGAAGATGCCAAAGTTGTGGGTAGGATTCTTAAAATGTGCATCTCAAACCCAACCGCATTCTTTTGACGTGTTGTTGCAG TTGCCTCCACCGCAGCTTGAGAGTACGCTAAATAGGCATGCAAACCTCAGAGCTGGTCTTGCTTCTCATGCCAACCAACCTAGTATAAGATCCACACTGCCAag atcaACTTTGGCCGTCTTGGGTCTCGCCAATGAGCCATCACTACCACCACATGCACAAAGATCGTATCACCCATCTGCGCTACACTCAGAAACGGGTTCTTCAGTTCAGGGGGCTACACTAACTTAA
- the LOC113324328 gene encoding phosphoenolpyruvate carboxykinase (ATP)-like, with protein MAANGNASVKVEICHDDSGPPVKAQTIDQLHSLQKKKPSAPTTPKKQQGADGASLFTSAISDQERQQQQLQSISASLASLTRETGPKVVKGDPSARKSAEAPKAQITHHHHHLTAPVVPISDSALKFTHILYNLSPSELYEQAIKYEHGSFISSSGALATLSGAKTGRSPRDKRVVRDGSNEDDLWWGKGSPNIEMDEHTFMVNRERAVDYLNSLDKVYVNDQFLNWDPEHQIKVRIVSARAYHSLFMHNMCIRPTEEELENFGTPDFTIYNAGQFPCNRYTHYMTSSTSIDLNLARREMVILGTQYAGEMKKGLFSVMHYLMPKRGILSLHSGCNMGKGGDVALFFGLSGTGKTTLSTDQNRYLIGDDEHCWSDNGVSNIEGGCYAKCIDLSGEKEPEIWNAIKFGTVLENVVFDEHTREVDYTDKSVTENTRAAYPIEYIPNAKIPCVGPHPKNVILLSCDAFGVLPPVSKLNLAQTMYHFISGYTALVAGTVEGVKEPTATFSACFGAAFIMLHPTKYAAMLAEKMQKHGATAWLVNTGWSGGSYGSGNRIKLAYTRKIIDAIHSGSLLEATYNKTGVFGLEIPTAVEGVPSEILDPINLWADKQAYKDTLLKLAGLFRNNFEGFTNYNIGKDSTLTEEILAAGPVF; from the exons ATGGCGGCAAACGGGAATGCTAGCGTTAAAGTAGAGATATGCCATGATGATAGTGGACCACCGGTTAAGGCTCAAACAATTGATCAATTGCATTCACTTCAGAAGAAAAAACCATCAGCTCCAACTACGCCTAAGAAACAGCAGGGAGCCGACGGAGCAAGCTTATTTACATCTGCCATTTCTGATCAAGAACGTCAACAGCAACAGCTTCAATCAATCAG TGCCTCATTGGCATCACTCACGAGAGAAACAGGACCAAAGGTGGTGAAAGGTGACCCATCAGCAAGAAAATCTGCAGAAGCCCCAAAGGCTCAAATTACACACCATCATCACCATCTCACCGCGCCGGTAGTTCCCATCAGTGACAGTGCCCTGAAGTTCACCCATATCCTTTACAATCTCTCCCCATCAG AGCTCTATGAGCAGGCCATAAAGTATGAGCACGGCTCCTTCATATCATCTAGCGGCGCATTGGCGACGCTTTCGGGTGCAAAAACTGGTCGTTCTCCAAGGGATAAGCGTGTAGTTAGAGACGGGTCAAACGAGGATGATCTTTGGTGGGGAAA AGGCTCACCCAACATTGAAATGGATGAGCACACCTTCATGGTTAACAGAGAAAGAGCTGTTGATTACTTGAATTCTTTGGATAAGGTGTACGTGAATGATCAGTTCTTGAACTGGGATCCAGAACATCAAATCAAAGTCAGGATAGTATCAGCTAGAGCATATCACTCCTTGTTCATGCACAATAT GTGCATAAGACCTACAGAGGAAGAGCTAGAGAATTTCGGTACTCCGGATTTTACCATTTATAATGCAGGACAGTTCCCATGTAATCGTTACACCCATTACATGACATCTTCGACCAGCATAGACCTTAACCTTGCTAGAAGAGAGATGGTCATCCTTGGTACTCAATATGCTGGAGAAATGAAAAAGGGTTTGTTTAGTGTGATGCATTACCTCATGCCTAAGCGCGGGATCCTCTCTTTACACTCTGGCTGTAATATGGGAAAAGGTGGTGATGTTGCCCTCTTTTTCGGCTTATCAG GTACTGGGAAGACAACTTTGTCAACGGATCAGAACCGGTACTTAATTGGAGATGATGAGCACTGCTGGAGTGATAATGGTGTCTCCAACATTGAAGGTGGTTGTTATGCTAAGTGTATTGATCTCTCGGGAGAGAAAGAACCCGAGATCTGGAATGCCATCAAGTTTGGAACTG TGCTGGAAAATGTGGTTTTCGATGAGCACACTCGTGAAGTGGATTATACAGATAAATCTGTTACAGAGAACACTCGAGCCGCGTACCCAATTGAGTACATACCAAATGCAAAGATACCATGTGTCGGTCCACACCCAAAGAACGTTATCCTTTTGTCTTGTGATGCTTTCGGAGTGCTCCCTCCTGTGAGCAAGCTGAACTTGGCACAGACAATGTACCATTTCATCAGCGGCTACACAGCCTTGGTTGCTGGAACAGTGGAAGGTGTGAAGGAGCCGACAGCAACATTTTCAGCCTGCTTCGGAGCAGCATTTATAATGTTGCATCCTACTAAATACGCAGCAATGCTTGCTGAGAAAATGCAAAAGCACGGGGCCACAGCTTGGCTCGTCAACACTGGCTGGTCTGGTGGAAG CTATGGTTCCGGTAACCGTATTAAGTTAGCATACACTCGTAAGATCATTGATGCCATTCACTCAGGCAGTCTTTTAGAGGCAACCTACAATAAGACTGGAGTATTTGGTCTGGAGATTCCCACCGCAGTTGAAGGCGTTCCTTCAGAAATCTTGGATCCAATCAATTTG TGGGCAGATAAGCAAGCATACAAGGATACCCTATTGAAGCTGGCAGGTTTATTTAGGAACAATTTTGAGGGATTTACCAACTACAACATCGGCAAAGACAGTACATTGACCGAGGAGATTCTTGCAGCTGGACCAGTTTTTTGA